One Triticum dicoccoides isolate Atlit2015 ecotype Zavitan chromosome 4B, WEW_v2.0, whole genome shotgun sequence genomic window carries:
- the LOC119295469 gene encoding mediator of DNA damage checkpoint protein 1-like isoform X2, whose product MEASTTNTTTPPAAAASKRRRKAALPLGDLTNLLPSTPAPRNPSAKRPLRPPRPDASASATPVSKASSAAAVEEPGLVKSPISTIYTSRATRGRRNPTSVKVPFPTGAVASCPPLGKTTRASSHSTKKAPAAQDPRPISSSAPCHQAKKKRHLGVENSSSGRPKLPDDFVEKHKAYFQEIDAFELPVEEVSETD is encoded by the exons ATGGAAGCCTCTACCACCAACACGACCACGCCACCGGCGGCAGCCGCCAGCAAGCGGAGGCGGAAGGCGGCGCTGCCCCTAGGGGATCTGACCAACCTCCTCCCGAGCACCCCAGCCCCGAGAAACCCTAGCGCCAAGCGGCCCCTCCGGCCGCCGCGCCCCGACGCCTCCGCGTCGGCCACGCCCGTCTCCAAGGCCTCTTCCGCCGCCG CTGTTGAGGAGCCGGGTTTGGTGAAATCGCCCATCTCGACGATTTACACGAGTCGAGCGACTCGGGGGAGGAGAAATCCCACCAGTGTCAAGGTGCCCTTTCCAACTGGAGCAGTAGCAAGTTGCCCCCCTCTTGGGAAAACTACAAGGGCCAGCAG TCACTCAACTAAAAAAGCCCCAGCGGCTCAGGATCCTCGTCCTATTTCATCCTCAGCTCCTTGTCATCAAGCTAAAAAG AAGAGGCACTTGGGCGTGGAGAACTCATCTTCTGGCAGACCCAAGTTACCAGATGATTTCGTCGAGAAGCACAAAGCATACTTCCAGGAGATCGACGCCTTTGAACTGCCAGTGGAAGAGGTCTCAGAAACTGACTGA
- the LOC119295469 gene encoding mediator of DNA damage checkpoint protein 1-like isoform X1 produces MEASTTNTTTPPAAAASKRRRKAALPLGDLTNLLPSTPAPRNPSAKRPLRPPRPDASASATPVSKASSAAAVEEPGLVKSPISTIYTSRATRGRRNPTSVKVPFPTGAVASCPPLGKTTRASSHSTKKAPAAQDPRPISSSAPCHQAKKKKRHLGVENSSSGRPKLPDDFVEKHKAYFQEIDAFELPVEEVSETD; encoded by the exons ATGGAAGCCTCTACCACCAACACGACCACGCCACCGGCGGCAGCCGCCAGCAAGCGGAGGCGGAAGGCGGCGCTGCCCCTAGGGGATCTGACCAACCTCCTCCCGAGCACCCCAGCCCCGAGAAACCCTAGCGCCAAGCGGCCCCTCCGGCCGCCGCGCCCCGACGCCTCCGCGTCGGCCACGCCCGTCTCCAAGGCCTCTTCCGCCGCCG CTGTTGAGGAGCCGGGTTTGGTGAAATCGCCCATCTCGACGATTTACACGAGTCGAGCGACTCGGGGGAGGAGAAATCCCACCAGTGTCAAGGTGCCCTTTCCAACTGGAGCAGTAGCAAGTTGCCCCCCTCTTGGGAAAACTACAAGGGCCAGCAG TCACTCAACTAAAAAAGCCCCAGCGGCTCAGGATCCTCGTCCTATTTCATCCTCAGCTCCTTGTCATCAAGCTAAAAAG AAGAAGAGGCACTTGGGCGTGGAGAACTCATCTTCTGGCAGACCCAAGTTACCAGATGATTTCGTCGAGAAGCACAAAGCATACTTCCAGGAGATCGACGCCTTTGAACTGCCAGTGGAAGAGGTCTCAGAAACTGACTGA